The genomic stretch ACCAAAGTGAACCTGTCCAACGATCCTTATTTCCTAATGCGATTGGAGCAACACCTTTTTTAGCTAATGTTTTAACAACATTTTGGAACTCGCTATATGTTTGTGGTACTTGAAGATTGTATTTATTAAAGATTGCTTTATTGTAATAAATTGGAGCAATGTTTAATTCAAGTGGTAGACCATAAGTTTTACCGTCGATTGCATATGCTTCTGTTGTACCAGATACGAAAGAATCTTTTAATCCACTATTTAACACGTCATCTAAATCCGCAAAAAGTCCACCTTTTACGAATGGGGTCATATATCCTGCTGCCCAAGTAAATCCAACATCAGGTAATTCATTAGAAGAAGAAAGGACTTTAATCTTGTTTTTGTATTGCTCATTTTCAAGAACTTCTACTTCAATTTTTACATCCTTGTGTTCGGCTTCGTATTGTTTAATAATGTCTGATACAATTAGGTTTTGTTGCTTAGAACTTCCAGCTGGCCAAAGATGCATAAACTTAATTACTTTTTTGGAACCGCTTTCAGTAGAGGCATTATCAGAACTACCACAACCCGTTAAAGCAACCATCAATATAAGAACTAGTGCTAACATTAATGAATACGCTTTCTTAAACATGTCAAACCTCCATTTTTTGAATTTTCCTTACAAATAAATTCTAGCATTAAAAAAAAATCGCGGTAAGGTAACCACGATTGGATAAAATTCCACTATTTTTGGATTAAATATTCATCAAGTTCAGAGACTTTTCTATATTTACTAGGCGTTATTCCCTCGTAATCCTTAAAGATTTTGATGAAATATTTAGCTGTCTGATAGCCCACTTCTAGGGCAATTTCTTCAATTTGTAAATCTGTCGTCAACAGACGATTTTTTGCAATTTGTAGTCGCTTTCGAGTCAAATACTCACTAAACGTCAGTCCAACTTGTTCTTTAAACAAGACACTAAAATAACTTGCGTTTAAATGTACTGCCTCTGCGACTTCTTTTAATGAAATCTGGTTGCTTATATTTTTATTAATAAATTTTTTTGCTTCCTTAATTGTATTAGACTGGCTACTCACTTGCTCTACTTTTAATAATTTTTTATCAGCGACTTTTTCTATATATTCAATGCGTTCAATGCTCGCTTCTTTTTCTAGCGCTTGTTCAATAGCCTCAATTAACTTTTGTTTACTTACCGGTTTTAGTAAATAGTTTACAACACCTAGGCGGATCGCCTCCTGGGCATATTCAAAATCCGGGTGACCTGAAATAATAATAGAAACAAATTTATACCCTTTATCCTTAAGACGTTTTAATAGATCTAACCCATTCATCTCAGGCATACAAATATCTGTGACTAGTAGATGAATTTTTGTCCTGCTCATTTGTTCAAATGTCTCTTGACCATTAGCCGCACTAAGAATTTCAAACCTTCCATTTGACCATTTCTCTAGTGTTTTTTTCAGACCTTGCCTAGTTGTTTGTTCATCATCGACAATTAGTATTGTTTTTGCATCCACTATTATTCCCCACCTTTGTCTGGAACTTCGAATAATACAGTTGTACCTTTGCCGATCTCGCTTTCTAAACGAAGACCGTTTAATTCATACCCCTCGTAATATAATTTAATTCGTTTATTAACATTAGTGAGCGCCATTCCCATGCCTTTAAAGGATGACACATTATTGTTTTTAATTGCTAAATTAAGGCTACTTAGTGTCTCTTTATCAATTCCTGGACCATTATCTTTCACTGTGACTAAAATATTAGCTGAATAATCTATCTTTTTAATTCCTACTAAAATAATCCCTTGGTCTCGATTACTTTCTATTCCATGCATAATTGCATTTTCTACTAATGGCTGAATTAACAGCTTAGGAATTTTAATGTTTAATAGGTCAGGCTCAACTGAAATCTCCCATAATAAACGTTCTCCTAACCTCATTTTCATAATTTGCAAATAACGTTCAATTTGTTCTAGGGCAGCTTGAACCGTCACCCATTCGCTACTATTCTCATTTCCAATTGTATAGCGGAATAACCCTGACATTGCGATGACTATCTCCGCTAAATCATCCTCGCCTTTTTCATCCAAAGACCAGTAAAGCGCATTTAACGTATTATAAAGAAAATGTGGATCTATTTGAGCTTGTAAAGCTTTCAACTCAGTTTGGCTACGAAGTAATTCTTTTTCATAAACGACTTGAATTAAATGGTTCGTATTTTCGACCATTTGGTTATACGTCCTATTTAATTCAATAATTTCTAATGAAGCTGAGCTTTCCTTGTTAATTTTCAGCTCGTCCATCTTTGCATTTTTCATTGTATTTGTCAGCTTTTTAATCGGTCTGGTGATCATTGTCGCTAGAATAATTGAAGATACTACAAAGATAATAAATCCAATGGCTCCAGAGAAAAGAGTGGCTTTTCTTACTGGCGTTACCCGTTCATTTAAAA from Arthrobacter citreus encodes the following:
- a CDS encoding response regulator; translated protein: MDAKTILIVDDEQTTRQGLKKTLEKWSNGRFEILSAANGQETFEQMSRTKIHLLVTDICMPEMNGLDLLKRLKDKGYKFVSIIISGHPDFEYAQEAIRLGVVNYLLKPVSKQKLIEAIEQALEKEASIERIEYIEKVADKKLLKVEQVSSQSNTIKEAKKFINKNISNQISLKEVAEAVHLNASYFSVLFKEQVGLTFSEYLTRKRLQIAKNRLLTTDLQIEEIALEVGYQTAKYFIKIFKDYEGITPSKYRKVSELDEYLIQK
- a CDS encoding sensor histidine kinase encodes the protein MMIVLSIVSIMVYNQVGTLMKDTTKKQIKETAVEANGRMETLYKQIDTLSNQLMTNETVQQILLGLKNGENVDFDKRQSLIRVINNFLAYSNGISSFELYSSEGKRIFPFGEKDISSVIDEKWIKEAEAEKGRLVWVGKDPKNSNYSYAIRRVSLMDRWFSNGGYLVVRILNSYFQVEESNLAPGEKDYMMLLDRDLTPITDNYGINIQKFLLDGYETIEVNKKQYMIVKQPSTKTGWTLVILKPTSFLNERVTPVRKATLFSGAIGFIIFVVSSIILATMITRPIKKLTNTMKNAKMDELKINKESSASLEIIELNRTYNQMVENTNHLIQVVYEKELLRSQTELKALQAQIDPHFLYNTLNALYWSLDEKGEDDLAEIVIAMSGLFRYTIGNENSSEWVTVQAALEQIERYLQIMKMRLGERLLWEISVEPDLLNIKIPKLLIQPLVENAIMHGIESNRDQGIILVGIKKIDYSANILVTVKDNGPGIDKETLSSLNLAIKNNNVSSFKGMGMALTNVNKRIKLYYEGYELNGLRLESEIGKGTTVLFEVPDKGGE